The nucleotide window TGTATTGCCTATTGTGATTTTATACTAAACACATAACATTATTAGGTGATAGAGAGGTAAGAATTGATTTGTCATAGATTATTGAAGGGCCGTGTACTGCTTCCCTAAACATGCACATCACTTGGAAATGATTAGTAGTCATGCGCAATTCTCTAACAGTTTACAAAATTGCAGCAGAGAATTGCATAAACATGCATGTATATCAAACGCagcagagaaaaaagaaaaatgtatCCGTTATGGCAACCATAGCTGAAACAGCAACACTAATGAAAACATCTAAGCCAAATTGCATAAATTGCGGGAGACATGGCAATGCATGGGTGGACAAACATTCGATTGATCGGTTCATCTTCATGGAATATAGCACAAATCACCTACAAGATTACCACGTCTCAATTTGCTGCTAGCTAGGCGTGTGCGCTACAAGATTATCTAAGCCTAGCTTTGGAAGTCTTTATTTTGGCCCAAGTTAGAGATTGAAACAGAACAAATCAATTTATTAGCACGATAGGGTTGAATTGAACCTAGCAACAAAATTCTAGCAAAAGGGCATGCTCATGAGTAGTGATAAATGTGTGTACCACTATACAAAGCatgagtgcatgacacgtgtgcGCGTGCGCGCCCGCGTGTTTGTCCTTGTCCTTGTAATCGCGCATAAGTGCATAACCGCAGAACAGAACATCTACTTGAGCACACGATAATTCATGCATGTGTCAATGATGGATGACACAGATGATTTGCTCGGTGAATTTTCCTCATTGATCTGACAGGGCGAGCAGCTGCTCCAAGTAATCCGCCCCAAGGTCCTCCAGCTCCAGCACGCAAGAATCTGCCTGCTTTTGCATGACATGCCCATGTCCATGGCTGCTCGTCACCACCTTCGTCTGTTCCTTGCCAGCcgccttcttgttcttgggcAAGCGCTTACGGATGCAGTGGCGCCGCTTCAGCGCCAGCACCGGCGACTCCCCCGCGGCGCCGCTGAGCCCCAGCGCTTGCAGCGACTCCTGCACGTGCTCGACGGGGAAGTTGAGCACCGCGGCGGGGCCGCGCATGGAGTAGGCGGCCTGGTCGTAGGCGAGCGCGGCGGCCTCGGGGGTGTCGAAGGTGCCGATCCACACGCGCTCGCCATTGCGCGTGGAGTCCCTGATCTCGGCGGCAAACTTGCCCCACGGCCGCTTCCGCACCCCGATAAGCGGCGCGTCGCCGCCGGACGCCGCCTCCTCCTGCAGGTAGTCGCAGGGGCTCGCCCCGTGGACGGCGCTGGGTTGCACCGTCGTCATCGTCGGCGGCGAGGAATACGCGACTGGTGTGTTCGTCGTCGAAGTACTGgaggagctggtggtggtggagatgcAGGTGGCTCCCATGAGAGCGCTGAACTGGTCCATGTCCACCGCGCCCATGCCATCCTGCTGGTAGCTGTAGTATTCATCAACGCCGCGGCCAAAATGCAGCATCTGCTGCTGTTGGTTGTGGTGGTGGGAGGGTGTGGCGGCGCCCGACGACGACGCCCCCCACACCGTCGACGAGGAAGAAGGGTAGTGGTCACCACTGTAAGCGATAGCAGCATCGTCGTAGTACGCTGCCGAGGAGGGCTGGAAGAAGCCGGAAGACGCCATAGTGCCGGAGTAGCAGTAGGGGCTGTCGTCGTAGCCTTGTAGGCCGTAGTGGTGGCTATCACAATGCGCGTAGGTGGCAGAGACGGCGGTGCCGGCATCATGGCCATAGTAGTAGCTGCTGCTGAATTGGGGTTCCATGGATGGATGGGCCTGATCACACCACGATTTGTTCAAATTTGTGACAATCGATGCGTAGTAGAGCTATATCTAGCTGGCTAGAGTAGTATGGTATGGTCCAAGTTAACGAACGAGCTGCCTGAGAGTAGCTAGGCTTGTTTACAATTAAGCTCGCTGTCTAGGTGCTTATATATACATTTCTCGTACTAATGACATGCTTTAAAAAGTAGCTAGATCGATAGGACAAGTAACTAATGACAGACCCAATTTGATGGAATAGTTTAGTTTTGACTTTGTTCGGTAGTCGAGGCCATCGACAAGATGCTATCTTGGCAGGGGGACAACCGCAGCTATAATACTCTCCACTTGTTGCTCTAATATTTCTTCCTAAGTGTAGTACATGAGATATTTGCAGAAGAGGATTATTGCTCGTTAGTACTAATTAACACATGTGTGGAGAGAGATATTGGATGGCTGCGTACGGAGCGAGCGAAGAAGCACCGCAGAATTGTCATGGATGGTTCCATTGCATGCATGGCTAGTGTACATAGGAACAAGGGGCCCTGCACTGCAGGCAGCATGATGTTGCTAGGGTAGGCTGCATCCTGCATATGTCAACAGATGCATGCAGTTCATGGTATCAGATTATTCATCATCTCATCAACACAGCGGAATAGTCAACACTTTCTCCTCAGTTCGTATCAAGCGGGAGTAACATTTGATAAGACTTACCGAATCCGTCTATCACTTAATTATATTGTTTGAACATTTTCTAGTTTTACCAGTCTAAATTTACAGTCCAAATCGAAGACGCAAAATATAGTTTGCAGTTACAACCATCCACACTCATATATCATCGTCTTGCCACGCCGTGCCTTCTGTGAAACTCACCTAGCTGTACCAAACTTAATATGTTTCTATCATATAGTAGCTGGCCTAACTGCAATAAACTTGTGTCGTCCCAGGAGGACCGGTGAGTAAATTCAATCAAAAGATTTGCTGGTTCCAGATGATTAAATATAGTACAATAAAATTTGTGCTGTATTTATTAAATAGCTAGTATACTCAAGTCACGTCTAGAGAAATTAAGATTGTGCATCACTAATGTCCTCTAGCTAAGAATATTATTACTCATGCATCTATTGCTGCTCCATGGTGCATCTCCAAACAAGTGACCTGCTTTATGTACTCAACAAACCCCCAACACCTCCCACAACCGTCATGCCAAAGAATTTGTAATAGGCAAGGACTTCAATTCCATTGGCGCCCCTTGAAACCAGAGCAAAAGAATTAGCAACCCCACAGATCTCCACAACACAACCAGGTTGATGAACTTTGAACTCATATAGTATAATTCAACAATGGATAACTTAATTTGCTCCCATCCAAATTTAACATTTTCTTTCCACTGCAATCATACAACTTAAACTTTTAATACTGCATATACTTATGTTTGGTACAACCTATATCTTATCCTCAATAAAGGGAATTGTAAACTATCACAGACTAAGGCCATGTTTGTTTTAGTAGTATTCTACTTCctctatcccaaattataagacattttgacatttctagattcatagtttttactatgtatctagacataatatatatctagatgcatagtaaaaattatgaatctagaaaagctaaaacgtcttatagTTTGAAACGGAGGGGGTATAAAACTTTGCTTTTATATGACGATGGGGTGTGCCGAAAATGAGGGTCCAAATAAAGCTGAAACAAACATGGTCCACCTAGATTCCAGGTGTGTTATGTTACATTATTGGGTTGTTGTTTGTGGGTTTCCTTTAAGGCAACCTGCTGGATAAAAGGCTAGTATAGAGTTTTGGATTGTTGGGTTGTGGAATCAATGCGAGGGGTTTGGTGGATTTGTTAAAAGATATATAGATATTAATTTCTATATATCTCCATctgaaacaaacagggcctaatAATAAAAAACATATCACCTCGGTATATCACCCACACTTTGAACTCAAACCTTTAAACTCTGCACGCAGGAGCCGACATAATCTGATATTCTGAAACTTTTTCTCAGATATATGCAGTTGCCTCAGCAGTCAGCAGAGAGGAGAACCTTTTAGAAGTTTTCTGGAAATGTAGCCAGATAGTAGTAGTGGTAGGCTGCTGCTCCTGATGCAGTCCAGCTCGCATATCTGTAACAGATAGATTTTGCACGCACATTTAGTTGCCATATACGTATGGTTCTGGGAAGCAACCGGTAGCACGTGAAGGATCGAGTACATACGAAGCTGCGGACGGCTGCTATAGagctattaataaataaatatacgCAAGtcgatatacatatatacatataatatTGTTGCTACATTTATAGTAGTAGTATGTGTACAGATCGAGATGATGCTTAAATTGGTAGTACCCGTTGGCGATACTAAAAATGATGCAGATTATGTATATCGTCGACAATGTCTCTTAACAAGTTATGCATATGTTATAAGTAGAGTACTACCTTCCCTAGACAAATGTTCAGACACAAAACATCTACTAGAAAACATCATAATataatatatgcatatatataaatataaccaTGCAATGGTGAATGCAGTCATACAGAAGTAATAAGGGGAAAGTTACTTGAGGCAACACTATTAAGATGGAATAATGTCCAGGCTTAAGGCCTCAGGCCCACATGTTATCCTCATCATGTCATGGATGTAGGTTTTCTTTAGCACTATATAGTCGTTTGATAGTAGGATATATTATATATGAAAAAGTAAAATAAATGATTGATGTATGTAACCCTCTCTTAATCGTATGAAAATAATGCGATTAGTATATTTGGACAAGTTCTGAATGCGCTTGATATTTCAAGACAGAGAGTACTCCGCCAACTTTTTTTC belongs to Miscanthus floridulus cultivar M001 chromosome 4, ASM1932011v1, whole genome shotgun sequence and includes:
- the LOC136551092 gene encoding ethylene-responsive transcription factor ERF094-like, yielding MGATCISTTTSSSSTSTTNTPVAYSSPPTMTTVQPSAVHGASPCDYLQEEAASGGDAPLIGVRKRPWGKFAAEIRDSTRNGERVWIGTFDTPEAAALAYDQAAYSMRGPAAVLNFPVEHVQESLQALGLSGAAGESPVLALKRRHCIRKRLPKNKKAAGKEQTKVVTSSHGHGHVMQKQADSCVLELEDLGADYLEQLLALSDQ